The Impatiens glandulifera unplaced genomic scaffold, dImpGla2.1, whole genome shotgun sequence genome segment TGATAATTTTCTATGCGATGGTTTGATAGAGTATCTTGATGTCAATGAGGAGAACAATGCACAATATGATACAGGTAGCTGAAACTTCACGTGCAGAGTCGCTGCCAGCTGAAATGCAATTTGAACAAACTGATGCTATTGTGAGGGATGTTGAAGCAGTGAGCCAAGAAAGTAGTGGCAGTGGTGCTACACTAGGAGAGAGTCTTAGGAGTCTGGATGTTGAAATTGGAAGTTCTGATGGGCACGATGATGCTGGTGAAAGGCAAGGTCATGCTGATCCACGGTCTAGAAGAATGAATGCATCATTTGGAGGTTCTGCTCCTGTAAGGGGAGGAGATGCACCAATAAATAATGTTACTGAAGTTGCTGCAAATCCTGATCTTGTAGCTGGTCAAAGCGGACATGCCCAGGAGCAGCAGGTGAATGCGGATGGTGATTCTGGATCAATTGACCCTGCATTCTTAGATGCTCTTCCAGATGAGTTGCGTGCTGAAGTAATTTCTGCTCAACAGGGTCAAGCGGCACAGCCTACTGCTAGTTTAGAAACCCAAAACAATGGCGATATTGATCCGGAGTTTCTTGCAGCTCTTCCACCTGACATCCGAGAAGAAGTTCTTGCTCAACAACGTGTCCAAAGGCTGCATCAATCACAAGAGCTGGAAGGTCAACCCGTTGAAATGGATACTGTCTCCATCATAGCCACCTTCCCTTCAGAGCTTACTAGAGTCATGTGATGTATTCTCGTCCTCAGTCCTTCGATGGtatattactttattaaatacTCCCATCTTTTATTCAATTATAGGTCAATGTTTGTACTAGTTTGCTGGTGCCTCCTATCCCATTTCCTAGTACATTCTTCAGTCTTGTCTCCAGTCAGTTAGGCAGGCACAAGTTAGGCAGGCACAGTTCAATTTTGTTATGTGATCACAAATGCATAAACTTAAGAATGCACTTGTTTGATTTGTGCTTTTCCCACTTCGTAGGTGTACCTCCTTTGGTATCCCGACGTGTTCTGGAGACTCTAACGTATTTGGCTCGCAATCACCCTTATGTTGCCAACATTTTGCTTCAGTTCAAGCTACCCGCACCACTTTCGCTAGACTCCGAAAAAGCACGTCGCAAGGCTGTCATGATTAATGAAGATGATAATGTGGAACGGCCAAGCCAACAACTTGGATCTTATGCAATTGCTCTGTTATTAAGTCTTTTAAATCAGCCACTTTATTTGGGAAGTATAGCACATCTTGAGCAGGTAAATTAGTTGTGCAAAACTGGTATTGAACCGAATGATCTAGCTGTGAACtgatctttttcttctttattcaaTGCAGCTTCTAAATTTATTGGATGTCATCATTGATAATGCTCacaaaaaatatagtttatctGTCGAATCTGGGGTATCTGCATCTAAACAAGTTCCGCAGATCCTCACATCAGGTGCTGATATAAATACTGGAGCAGCAGCCCTAACTTCTGGGTCTGACATTGTACCAGCTTCCTCATCCAAGGTTGATAATTCCTTAAAGCCATCCACCAGTAGCATTGTAGAATCTGATACCGAGAAAGTACTTCTTAACCTACCACAGGCAGAACTTTGATTGTTGTGCTCGCTTCTTGCACGGGAAGGGTATTATTCCTCTTTCCATCCTCTCACTTTTATTTCCTTTTCCTACATTGCTTCCCAGATATTGATCTCTGATATGCTTGTGGTCTTGGACATATTCTTAATTGGTGGTAAACAAGTTGTTTAAGGATTTCTTTTGGAGCCAAAACACATTCAATAAGTGTTGAGAAATAAATAACTAGACAGAGGTACTAACTTCTAATAAAAATGAGGTGAAAAGAGAACGACATCTATGTTGCAAAATATTCTCTTTCTAGGTTAATCTATTGCGAAGTCCTTAAATTACCTCATTGCATTTCTCTTCAGATTATCCACGCATTTTGTAACTGGCAGTCATTTGTTTGACTTTCAGTTAATATTGTAGTTTTTCTTTATATTGACCCACCTCTTGTTATTTGCAGCTTGTCAGATAACGCTTATTCCACAGCAGCAGAGTTCCTTAAGAAGTTAGTTGCCAAGGCTCCATCTCATTGTTCCTTAAGAAATTTTCTGTCTCCATGGTGGGTTGATGCAgatttgaataaaaaagaatGCAGGAGCTAATGGCTCAACGTGGTGGTGGCGGCGCTGTAAGGACCTACTTTATTTGATATTCTTTCGATTGTTACTGAATGATATGATTGGTCAAACAGGGAAATCAGAACAACTCTGAACAGCATAAAATGAAGAAGCTAAGAGTTTTTTTTCTCTACCATAGTACTATATGATCAGTTTCTTgctttttattcaaatttttaaaaattctttttttacaTGAATTATGGATCTAAATTATCAGGGATGCAGATGAGAGGAGACAAATGATGCTAAAGCATGTGAAAGGTGAGACAAATGATGCTGGCTCAGATCATGTCTTCTGAAGCATGTGAAAGGTGTAAGTTTGTGGATGTTTTATGCTTAAACTACAGATGTTTGGTTCTTCACTAGCTCCCATGCATCctataacttataatgcaatAGTTGCTCAAGAAATAAGTTGAGTTATTACCCTGGAAAGATTCAAGATTGAAATGGAGTTTCTTATTGGTATGCCATTGCAAAGAAAGAGTATAGTCAATGAGAGCTAAGAAATATAGAATTTGATGGATGTCTTTACAACATAATGAGGCATTGATATGAATCTAATACacttttatttgttattgttttttcttttgtttcttttacTGTAAAATGATTGTACTAGACTCCAGTTAAAAAAGATGACCTTGTTTCAAAAGGAGAGGTAATGAGGTATTGATGTAAGATTCCTTCCTTGGTTACATTGACGTTGATACCTGGCCAACTCAAATATCATATGATATTGTTTTATGATGTAAAGTCTTAATATAGATGAATGTGGATGATTATTTAGTTTTGTATTGAagcgattttattttttatttttttaataaaaaaggtCAATCGTGATTGGTAAAATTATCAATTGCCAAACTTATGAGAATCACCAATGGTCACTAACCAATCGCCACAGCCTTCGCCTGGTAGTAGCGATTGGTTATTTAACCAATCGCCATCTGTCTATAGCGATTGATCATTCACCAATCGTCGTTGCCAATTATGACAATAGTTAGAAGACTTTTGCCGATTGAGAGCGATTGGTATATGACCAATCGCTATAGACCTATAACGACCGGTTTGAAGAAATAATAACGATTGGTTTATCAATCGTTATAgagtgtttttttattagtgattctcaatagtctgatcttcaaggaataccaaatctcggcttctcaaaacTTTATtgtcaactgggtcataacacctgtatTCCCACTTTTTATCACCATActccaaaaatatgcattgtctggTTTTTGTATCTActttagacctctcatcttttggaacatgcacaaaaactctacaaccaaaaacacataaatagtcaaaattaatatttttacctgaccagacgctttctgcacacttattattcaatgccttggagggagaacgattgatcacatacactgcagtgctcatggcttcagcccagaaatgcttagccaacttggcatgggagagcatactcttCATCCGTTTtaacattgttctgttcatcctctctgttACACAATTTTGTTGTGGGGTCTTGAGCATAGTCTGTTCATGTCAAATACCttgctctttgcaataatcatcaaatgagttTATGTACTCTCCCCATTATCTGACtgcaccctcatcagttttcttcatgtctctctttcaaccagcttgtgaaagactTTAAACCTTGATGCAATCTCaaccttggactttatagcatatgCTCAAACCTTCttagatgcatcgtctatgaaggttacaaaataggaagcaccacTTATGgaacatctgtatggaccagttcaatgatattctttttcagt includes the following:
- the LOC124917156 gene encoding E3 ubiquitin-protein ligase UPL2-like translates to MSMRRTMHNMIQVAETSRAESLPAEMQFEQTDAIVRDVEAVSQESSGSGATLGESLRSLDVEIGSSDGHDDAGERQGHADPRSRRMNASFGGSAPVRGGDAPINNVTEVAANPDLVAGQSGHAQEQQVNADGDSGSIDPAFLDALPDELRAEVISAQQGQAAQPTASLETQNNGDIDPEFLAALPPDIREEVLAQQRVQRLHQSQELEGQPVEMDTVSIIATFPSELTRVM
- the LOC124917157 gene encoding E3 ubiquitin-protein ligase UPL1-like is translated as MYSRPQSFDGVPPLVSRRVLETLTYLARNHPYVANILLQFKLPAPLSLDSEKARRKAVMINEDDNVERPSQQLGSYAIALLLSLLNQPLYLGSIAHLEQLLNLLDVIIDNAHKKYSLSVESGVSASKQVPQILTSGADINTGAAALTSGSDIVPASSSKVDNSLKPSTSSIVESDTEKVLLNLPQAEL